A genomic region of Pelodiscus sinensis isolate JC-2024 chromosome 1, ASM4963464v1, whole genome shotgun sequence contains the following coding sequences:
- the ATP5PO gene encoding ATP synthase peripheral stalk subunit OSCP, mitochondrial codes for MAAAAGLPGKLRFFSTALARPAAPLVKPPIQVYGMEGRYATALYSAASKQKKLDQVEKELSRVSTLLKDPKLSSVVLNPHIKSVIKQKSVNDILVKEKLSQITINFMKVLAENGRLQRTPDVISAFGKIMSAYRGEVLCSITTANPLDQASLTELKTALGGFLAKGEVLKLETRTDPSILGGMIVSIGDKYVDMSTKSKIQKLTRIMKDTA; via the exons ATGGCGGCGGCCGCGGGGCTCCCGGGGAAG CTGCGCTTCTTCAGCACCGCCCTCGCCCGGCCCGCCGCGCCGCTCGTCAAG cctcCAATCCAGGTTTATGGAATGGAAGGTCGCTATGCTACTGCTCTCTACTCTGCTGCTTCTAAGCAGAAGAAATTGGACCAGGTAGAGAAAGAGCTTAGTCGAGTATCG acACTTCTGAAGGATCCCAAATTGTCTAGTGTTGTCCTGAATCCTCATATAAAGAGTGTAATTAAACAAAAATCTGTAAATGATATTTTAGTAAAAGAGAAATTATCTCAGATCACAATCAACTTTATGA AAGTGCTGGCTGAAAATGGTCGCTTGCAACGGACTCCAGATGTAATTTCTGCTTTTGGAAAGATCATGAGTGCGTACCGTGGAGAAGTGCTCTGCTCGATCACCACTGCTAAC CCCTTGGATCAGGCCAGCCTCACTGAATTAAAAACAGCTTTGGGTGGCTTCTTGGCTAAAGGAGAAGTCTTAAAACTGGAGACCAGG ACTGATCCCTCAATCCTAGGTGGAATGATTGTCAGCATTGGGGATAAATATGTTGACATGTCAACAAAATCCAAGATTCAGAAACTGACCAGAATCATGAAAGATACTGCTTAA